From one Alphaproteobacteria bacterium genomic stretch:
- a CDS encoding tetratricopeptide repeat protein: MRMWLKAALLGLVPGLAALPALLAAASAHAQPVVSDPLAAQELARAETLIELGEYDEAVAILKRLANGGFVLAAVRLADLLYDEIEVGTEVADSPEQRAILDLAIDFYRQATAIDGSHYDRAGRRLARLLLLRAESDTDVQAAVDQLRSLIVLGSGAAAYDLGRAYMFGRGVPGNARQAERYLHIAIDMGEYNAARLFGFILARGIGRPSDPEAAIRYLQMAVDHDDYRAARTMADVYARMLGDGESAVAAVDAEIDILQRLFRADPRPGYAMRLSELYLRDPYRPQELDQGMAWLDRAAADGTGLAAYRLFQIYVDPAFGPYDPVAAGGFAGQVAADAYWDAVPAIANQYFLAACDAPADAAQALDWLEQAAAAGHADSMHVLGRALAGDWACLSGGRRESQQWMLAAAEAGWGENEDVLDLGRAALDTALDEADREHGLALLAVAAARGNLAAKTDLGAILLEEGTSRAEIVRGADLLRAVGNEQNGPRAMIALARGLLYSADADERAEALLWLKRAVGYGRPDAMRILGRAYMEGLVAPHDPAAATELLAHALALGDGEAGVLLADIYMSGLNGTVDLDRARTTLEQAAGYGSAEAMLRLSEIYRLGLGVDAQPALADDFLLRAAEAGNTQAQLLREAGVPALPGIGAQPSG; this comes from the coding sequence ATGCGCATGTGGCTGAAGGCGGCTCTGCTCGGCCTGGTGCCGGGGCTTGCGGCGCTGCCGGCGCTGCTGGCCGCTGCGTCTGCGCACGCCCAGCCCGTGGTGTCCGACCCGCTGGCGGCACAGGAGCTCGCCCGCGCCGAGACGCTGATCGAGCTCGGCGAATATGACGAGGCGGTCGCGATCCTGAAGCGGCTGGCCAACGGCGGCTTCGTGCTGGCCGCGGTGCGGCTGGCCGACCTGCTCTACGACGAGATCGAGGTCGGCACCGAGGTGGCGGACTCGCCGGAGCAGCGCGCCATCCTCGACCTCGCCATCGATTTCTACCGCCAGGCCACCGCCATCGACGGCTCCCACTACGACCGCGCCGGCCGGCGCCTGGCGCGCCTGCTGCTGCTGCGCGCGGAAAGCGATACCGACGTGCAGGCGGCCGTCGACCAGCTGCGCTCGCTGATCGTGCTCGGCAGCGGCGCCGCCGCCTACGACCTGGGCCGGGCCTACATGTTCGGCCGCGGCGTACCGGGCAACGCCCGCCAGGCGGAGCGCTATCTGCACATCGCCATCGACATGGGCGAGTACAATGCCGCGCGCCTGTTCGGCTTCATCCTTGCCCGCGGCATCGGCCGTCCTTCCGATCCCGAGGCCGCGATCCGATATCTGCAGATGGCGGTCGACCACGACGACTACCGGGCCGCGCGCACGATGGCCGACGTCTACGCCCGCATGCTCGGCGACGGCGAAAGCGCGGTTGCCGCGGTCGATGCGGAGATCGACATCCTGCAGCGGCTGTTCCGGGCCGATCCGCGCCCCGGCTACGCGATGCGCCTGTCCGAGCTCTACCTGCGCGATCCCTATCGCCCGCAGGAGCTGGACCAGGGCATGGCCTGGCTGGACCGGGCCGCCGCCGACGGCACCGGGCTCGCCGCCTACCGGCTGTTCCAGATCTACGTCGACCCGGCATTCGGCCCTTACGACCCGGTGGCGGCGGGCGGCTTCGCCGGCCAGGTGGCGGCCGACGCCTACTGGGACGCGGTGCCGGCAATCGCCAACCAGTATTTCCTCGCCGCCTGCGATGCGCCGGCCGATGCCGCCCAGGCGCTCGACTGGCTGGAGCAGGCCGCCGCGGCGGGGCATGCCGATTCGATGCACGTGCTCGGCCGGGCGCTGGCCGGCGACTGGGCCTGCCTGTCCGGCGGCCGGCGCGAATCCCAGCAGTGGATGCTGGCGGCAGCCGAGGCCGGCTGGGGCGAGAACGAGGATGTGCTCGACCTGGGCCGGGCCGCGCTCGACACGGCGCTGGACGAGGCCGACCGCGAGCACGGTCTCGCCCTGCTGGCGGTTGCCGCCGCGCGCGGCAACCTGGCCGCCAAGACCGATCTCGGCGCGATCCTGCTCGAAGAGGGGACTTCCCGCGCCGAGATCGTGCGCGGCGCCGACCTGCTGCGCGCGGTCGGCAACGAGCAGAACGGCCCGCGCGCCATGATCGCGCTGGCCCGCGGGCTGCTCTACAGCGCCGACGCCGACGAGCGGGCGGAGGCGCTGCTGTGGCTCAAGCGCGCGGTCGGCTACGGCCGGCCCGATGCGATGCGCATCCTCGGCCGCGCCTACATGGAGGGGCTGGTGGCGCCGCACGACCCCGCCGCCGCGACCGAGCTGCTCGCCCACGCGCTCGCGCTGGGCGATGGCGAGGCGGGCGTGCTGCTGGCCGACATCTACATGTCCGGGCTCAACGGCACGGTCGACCTCGACCGGGCCCGCACCACGCTGGAACAGGCTGCCGGCTATGGTTCGGCCGAGGCGATGCTGCGGCTCAGCGAGATCTACCGGCTCGGGCTCGGCGTCGACGCCCAGCCGGCGCTGGCCGACGATTTCCTCCTGCGCGCCGCCGAGGCGGGCAATACCCAGGCGCAGCTGCTGCGCGAGGCCGGCGTGCCGGCCCTGCCCGGCATCGGCGCGCAACCGTCCGGCTGA
- a CDS encoding glycosyl hydrolase family 28-related protein — protein sequence MMRLFDVRDYGARAGDSGDDTAGIQAALDAAREAGGGRVYLPAGTYLVSAPGAGSNGALHVYGNTELFGDGIGETRLRVDDGQAGDLRGVVRLGGSEDTANIVVRDLSIDGNRANAGGLVDGLKSEVSGGAAVDNVLIANVEVHDVSRYGFNFMGSTGNLTVRDSVARDNSINGFALVEVDGAVLENSVATGNGYVGITVTHAASNVLLQGNSASGNELGIVVQQGYADGLTRKVAVVGNTVEANRDYGLKAAAAERLEIVGNTIADNARAGLLLRGVRDSLVFDNRLDGNGTGEPHAAVKVEAFDAGLPSANLRLYDNVVAAGAVALVYGIDEHDPSASGNSYRGNRFSGSIDHSMRLRGAGSTRDDADSGYAYAGPDDPRAVHPDQLERMFSADPGDLSLTVLGSDSGDRLYAGIDDDLVRAGAGIDTVYGGDGADRIEGGAGGDRLFGGNDADLIDGGTAADTVMGEAGDDRLYGANGNDVLLGGVGADTASGDSGDDRVEGGDGDDLLRGQAGNDRLIGDAGDDVLLGHDGDDLLEGDGGADTLSGGNGADTLRGADGADSLYGGADADRLEGGSGDDWLRGDTGIDILKGETGADSLSGGSDGDTLYGGADGDWLSGDNGDDRLDGELGDDVLFGGDGADSMLGDDGADTLDGGSAADTLRGEAGDDRIAGGTGDDYAVGGDGTDAIHGDDGNDTVRGDSGADTLSGGGGDDDVRGGTSADTVYGNDGADVLHGDDGDDWLSGGSGVDTVDGDAGDDILDGGGGDDAVSGGTGRDTLHGGSGNDVVRGEADADRLWGDAGDDTLIGAEGRDTLSGDDGADRLEGQADDDLLYGKAGNDYLRGDAGRDFLSGGDGADELRGGADRDTLDGGAGDDVLRGEDGSDLMTGGAGADLFINGGVDGLKDYVGDYSAADGDLLRGGKSFAVAGGHTYVYDRDGVIVFRLDNYDAGRDGILYD from the coding sequence ATGATGCGTCTCTTCGATGTGCGCGACTATGGCGCGCGCGCCGGCGACAGCGGCGACGACACTGCCGGCATCCAGGCGGCGCTGGACGCGGCGCGCGAGGCCGGCGGCGGCCGCGTCTATCTGCCGGCCGGCACCTACCTGGTCTCGGCGCCGGGGGCGGGCAGCAACGGCGCGCTGCACGTCTACGGCAACACCGAGCTGTTCGGCGACGGCATCGGCGAGACCCGCCTGCGGGTCGACGACGGCCAGGCCGGCGACCTGCGCGGCGTCGTGCGCCTCGGCGGCAGCGAGGACACGGCCAACATCGTGGTGCGCGACCTCAGCATCGACGGCAACCGCGCCAATGCGGGCGGGCTGGTCGACGGGCTGAAGAGCGAGGTCAGCGGCGGCGCCGCGGTGGACAACGTGCTGATCGCCAACGTCGAGGTTCACGACGTCTCGCGCTACGGCTTCAACTTCATGGGCAGCACCGGCAACCTGACGGTGCGCGACAGCGTCGCCCGCGACAACAGCATCAACGGGTTTGCGCTGGTCGAGGTCGACGGCGCCGTGCTGGAGAACAGCGTGGCGACCGGCAACGGTTATGTCGGCATCACCGTCACCCATGCCGCCAGCAACGTGCTGCTGCAGGGCAACAGCGCCAGCGGCAACGAGCTCGGCATCGTGGTGCAGCAGGGCTATGCCGACGGCCTGACCCGCAAGGTCGCCGTGGTCGGCAACACGGTCGAGGCCAACCGCGACTACGGCCTCAAGGCCGCGGCGGCTGAGCGGCTGGAGATCGTCGGCAACACCATCGCCGACAACGCCCGCGCCGGCCTGCTGCTGCGCGGCGTGCGCGACAGCCTGGTGTTCGACAACCGGCTCGACGGCAACGGCACGGGCGAACCGCATGCCGCGGTCAAGGTCGAGGCGTTCGACGCCGGGCTGCCGTCGGCCAATCTGCGGCTGTATGACAACGTTGTCGCGGCCGGCGCGGTCGCACTGGTCTACGGCATCGACGAGCACGACCCGAGCGCGAGCGGCAACAGCTACCGCGGCAACCGGTTCAGCGGTTCGATCGACCATTCGATGCGGCTGCGCGGCGCCGGCTCGACCCGCGACGACGCCGACAGCGGCTATGCCTATGCCGGGCCGGACGATCCGCGCGCGGTCCACCCCGACCAGCTGGAACGCATGTTCTCGGCCGATCCCGGCGACCTGTCGCTGACCGTGCTCGGCAGCGACAGCGGCGACAGGCTCTATGCCGGCATCGACGACGACCTGGTGCGGGCCGGCGCGGGCATCGACACCGTCTATGGCGGCGACGGCGCCGACCGCATCGAAGGCGGCGCCGGCGGCGACCGGCTGTTTGGCGGCAACGACGCCGACTTGATCGACGGCGGCACCGCGGCCGACACGGTGATGGGCGAGGCCGGCGACGACCGGCTCTACGGCGCCAACGGCAACGACGTGCTGCTCGGCGGGGTCGGCGCCGATACCGCCTCCGGCGACAGCGGCGACGACCGGGTCGAGGGCGGCGACGGCGACGACCTGCTGCGCGGCCAGGCCGGCAACGACCGGCTGATCGGCGATGCCGGCGACGATGTGCTGCTCGGCCACGACGGCGACGACCTGCTGGAGGGCGATGGCGGCGCCGACACGCTGTCCGGCGGCAACGGCGCCGACACGCTGCGCGGCGCGGACGGCGCCGACAGTCTGTATGGCGGCGCCGACGCCGACCGCCTCGAGGGCGGCTCCGGCGACGACTGGCTGCGCGGCGACACCGGCATCGACATCCTGAAGGGCGAGACCGGTGCCGATTCCCTGTCCGGCGGCAGCGACGGCGACACGCTCTACGGCGGCGCCGACGGCGACTGGTTGTCCGGCGACAATGGCGACGACCGCCTCGACGGCGAACTCGGCGACGACGTCCTGTTCGGCGGCGACGGCGCGGACTCCATGCTCGGCGACGACGGCGCCGACACGCTCGACGGCGGCAGTGCCGCCGACACCCTGCGCGGCGAGGCCGGCGACGACCGGATCGCCGGCGGCACCGGCGACGACTATGCGGTCGGCGGCGACGGCACCGATGCGATCCATGGCGACGACGGCAACGACACGGTGCGCGGCGACAGCGGTGCGGACACGCTCAGCGGTGGCGGCGGCGACGACGACGTGCGCGGCGGCACCTCGGCCGACACCGTCTATGGCAACGACGGCGCCGACGTGCTGCACGGCGACGACGGCGACGACTGGCTGTCCGGCGGCAGCGGTGTCGACACGGTCGACGGCGATGCCGGTGACGACATTCTCGACGGCGGCGGCGGCGACGACGCGGTCAGCGGCGGCACCGGCCGCGACACCCTGCACGGCGGCAGCGGCAACGACGTGGTCAGGGGCGAGGCCGACGCCGACCGGCTGTGGGGCGATGCCGGCGACGACACGCTGATCGGCGCCGAAGGCCGCGACACCCTCAGCGGCGACGACGGCGCCGACCGGCTGGAAGGCCAGGCCGACGACGACCTGCTGTACGGCAAGGCCGGCAACGACTATCTGCGCGGCGATGCCGGCCGCGACTTCCTGTCCGGCGGCGACGGCGCGGACGAACTGCGCGGCGGCGCCGACCGCGACACGCTGGACGGCGGCGCCGGCGACGACGTGCTGCGCGGCGAGGACGGCTCGGACCTGATGACCGGCGGCGCCGGGGCCGACCTGTTCATCAACGGCGGGGTCGACGGCCTCAAAGACTATGTCGGCGACTATTCGGCGGCCGACGGGGACTTGCTGCGTGGCGGCAAGTCTTTCGCGGTCGCGGGCGGACATACTTATGTATATGACCGCGACGGCGTGATCGTCTTCCGGCTCGACAACTACGACGCCGGCCGCGACGGCATCCTCTACGATTGA
- a CDS encoding alginate O-acetyltransferase AlgF: MRTVPPLPLSPAAVLALGGLIAAAPALAQDEGLYDPAPPPGAAFVRVINLAGGDAAEEVTIGQNFAGSVAALQASPYYVVEERETAIALGDAEATAEIEPGRFFSVVARAGADGLAVTTLEDTPNTDRTKAQLALYNLTPEADVDLVTADDKVVVFDDVGPDSAQYRTVNAVTIGLAVKVNGTVVATFDAVPLERGMAFGFLVGGDGPSVEMVRAETRR; encoded by the coding sequence ATGCGCACAGTTCCCCCGCTTCCGCTGAGCCCCGCCGCCGTCCTCGCCCTGGGCGGCCTGATCGCCGCCGCCCCTGCGCTGGCGCAGGACGAGGGCCTCTACGATCCCGCGCCGCCCCCCGGCGCCGCCTTCGTGCGCGTCATCAACCTCGCCGGCGGCGATGCGGCGGAGGAGGTGACCATCGGCCAGAACTTCGCCGGCAGCGTCGCCGCGCTGCAGGCCTCGCCCTACTATGTGGTGGAGGAGCGCGAGACCGCGATCGCCCTCGGCGACGCCGAAGCCACGGCCGAGATCGAGCCCGGCCGCTTCTTCTCCGTGGTGGCGCGGGCCGGGGCCGACGGCCTCGCCGTGACCACGCTCGAGGACACGCCGAACACCGACCGGACCAAGGCGCAGCTCGCCCTCTACAATCTGACGCCGGAGGCCGACGTCGACCTGGTCACCGCCGACGACAAGGTGGTGGTGTTCGACGACGTCGGGCCGGACTCCGCCCAGTATCGCACGGTCAACGCCGTCACCATCGGGCTGGCGGTCAAGGTGAACGGCACGGTGGTCGCGACCTTCGACGCGGTGCCGCTGGAACGCGGCATGGCCTTCGGCTTCCTGGTCGGCGGCGACGGACCGTCGGTCGAGATGGTCCGGGCCGAGACGCGCCGCTGA
- a CDS encoding right-handed parallel beta-helix repeat-containing protein produces the protein MALPLFDVRDFGATGNDTTDDTAAIQAALDAARAAGGGRVYLPEGTFTIAGNGHGATGALRVFSNTELFGDGMGLSVLKVADGQSEDISGVIRVSDSEPISNVVIRDLSVDGNRDGGTALVDGLKTRNFNDTYADNVLVERVEIHEVSRYAFNMMPGTSNLTVRDCVAHDNSINGFAAVGVRNAVFENNVAYNNGYVGLTVTHEADNVVVRDNSIYDNARGMVVQRGYAEAPTTNVVVENNRIYGNDDYGLKVASVDAVVVAQNYIHDNARDALLLRGVSNGLVIDNVLENNAQVDGKSGILVEVYDAADSSHDNLIYDNTVIAGAPPLQIGYLESHEGVDNNHFVGNSVSGAVGTEYVLIGAGSFYDPQPSGMTYQPAADPRAMAPEDWTGMFAPDAIVQGLYVTGGETDDLMQGGAGDDVLEGVGGNDLLRGYGGQDRLDGGAGDDVLQGGLGADSLVGGAGVDRLEGEDGNDVLDGGDGDDAAYGGAGQDSLFGGLGADSLVGGAGNDVAFGGDGIDTLVGEAGDDRLYGDAGDDRLDGNAGADLLDGGDGADLVSADEGDDTVFGGLGDDNVYGDAGNDELHGGAGNDTLRGNDGDDIAHGDDGDDQLRGYIGRDALNGGAGNDRLDGHEDADTLDGGDGVDLISGDDGDDTAFGGAGNDEIYGDAGNDVIHGGLGDDLLRGNDGDDVVFGDDGADTLRGYLGADTLDGGLGDDTLDGNEGDDALAGGTGIDRLNGGDGNDLLAGGDGADDLRGDAGADSLDGGAGDDVLFVDADDVFVTGGAGNDTLSVVGPAGVSLQLDDAHGDIEVVFGGAGADVLDGSAELDASLDLDGGAGNDALSGGAMADLLDGGDGDDTVSGGAGDDAIDGGLGADTLSGGAGIDALRAGAGDDKAYGDAGDDDLRGEDGNDMLRGGAGLDRLYGGMGDDNLRGGDDADFIRGEAGIDVVNGDAGDDEIYGDEGDDRLYGGLGNDLIRGNDGDDFLVGNEGDDTLRGYVGADTLYGGAGADVLDGNEDGDRLDGDAGDDRISGDEGDDTVYGGAGNDLLYGDDGADSILGGDGDDTIYAEAADLRIDGGAGRDTLRVVGLAGLALRLDDAVGNIEEAIGGDGDDVLDGSLVVGEALALDGGAGNDTLLGGDGADDLDGDDGNDVLAGGLGIDLLYGGLGDDRLDGGDGADSLRGEDGNDVLIGGTGADELRGDAGTDTLDGGAGADALYGGDDRDTLYGGDDADLLRGENGDDVVHGDAGDDEIYGDAGSDTLFGGLGNDLLRGNDGADVLYGDEGGDVLRGYLGADTLYGGAGDDVLDGNEDDDLLSGGDGNDALSGDDGMDVLYGNDGNDDLRGDAGIDTLYGGIGDDAVYGGDDGDVLYGGAGADFLRGELGDDVIAGDSGNDEVYGDDGDDTVHGGDGDDFLRGNAGDDLLFGDAGADALRGYLGADTLDGGDGNDVLDGFEDDDVLIGGLGDDTLSGDEGADVLDGGDGADLLHGDDGDDVIAGGAGDDMLRGGAGIDTLTGGLGADLFVNASTYGGHDVIVDYSAAEGDALDNAKSFALTGLDTHVFDSAGVLLYVLQNYDASTGGIVYA, from the coding sequence ATGGCTTTGCCATTGTTCGACGTGCGCGACTTCGGCGCCACCGGGAACGACACCACCGACGATACCGCCGCCATCCAGGCGGCGCTGGATGCCGCTCGGGCGGCCGGCGGCGGCCGGGTGTACCTGCCCGAGGGAACCTTCACGATCGCCGGCAACGGCCACGGCGCCACCGGTGCGCTGCGCGTGTTCAGCAACACCGAGCTGTTCGGCGACGGCATGGGGCTGAGCGTGCTGAAGGTCGCCGACGGGCAGAGCGAGGACATCTCCGGCGTCATCCGCGTTTCCGACAGCGAGCCGATCAGCAACGTGGTGATCCGCGACCTGAGCGTCGACGGCAACCGCGACGGCGGCACGGCGCTGGTCGACGGCCTGAAGACCCGCAACTTCAACGATACCTATGCCGACAACGTGCTGGTCGAGCGCGTCGAGATCCACGAGGTCTCGCGCTACGCCTTCAACATGATGCCGGGCACCAGCAACCTGACGGTGCGCGACTGCGTCGCCCACGACAACTCGATCAACGGCTTCGCCGCGGTCGGCGTGCGCAACGCGGTATTCGAGAACAACGTCGCCTACAACAACGGCTATGTCGGGCTGACCGTCACCCACGAGGCCGACAACGTCGTCGTCCGCGACAACTCGATCTACGACAACGCGCGCGGCATGGTGGTGCAGCGCGGCTATGCCGAGGCGCCGACCACCAACGTGGTGGTGGAGAACAACCGGATCTACGGCAACGACGACTACGGGCTGAAGGTGGCCTCGGTCGACGCGGTGGTGGTGGCGCAGAACTACATCCACGACAATGCCCGCGACGCGCTGCTGCTGCGCGGCGTCTCCAACGGGCTGGTCATCGACAACGTGCTGGAGAACAACGCCCAGGTCGACGGCAAGTCTGGCATCCTGGTCGAGGTCTACGACGCCGCCGACAGCTCGCACGACAACCTGATCTACGACAACACGGTGATCGCCGGGGCGCCGCCGCTGCAGATCGGCTACCTGGAATCGCATGAGGGCGTCGACAACAACCATTTCGTCGGCAACAGCGTCAGCGGCGCCGTCGGCACCGAATACGTGCTGATCGGCGCGGGCTCGTTCTACGACCCGCAGCCCAGCGGCATGACCTACCAGCCGGCGGCGGATCCGCGCGCGATGGCGCCGGAGGACTGGACCGGCATGTTCGCGCCCGACGCCATCGTCCAGGGCCTCTACGTGACCGGCGGCGAGACCGACGACCTGATGCAGGGCGGCGCCGGCGACGACGTGCTGGAAGGCGTCGGCGGCAACGATCTGCTGCGCGGCTATGGCGGCCAGGATCGCCTTGACGGCGGCGCCGGCGACGATGTGCTGCAGGGCGGCCTCGGCGCCGACTCGCTGGTCGGCGGGGCCGGCGTCGACCGGCTGGAAGGCGAGGACGGCAACGACGTCCTCGACGGCGGCGACGGCGACGACGCCGCCTATGGCGGCGCCGGGCAGGACAGCCTCTTCGGCGGTCTCGGCGCCGACTCGCTGGTCGGCGGCGCCGGCAACGACGTCGCCTTCGGCGGCGACGGCATCGACACGCTGGTCGGCGAGGCGGGCGACGACCGGCTCTATGGCGACGCCGGCGACGACCGGCTCGACGGCAACGCCGGCGCCGACCTGCTCGACGGCGGCGACGGCGCCGACCTGGTCTCCGCCGACGAGGGCGACGACACCGTGTTCGGCGGCCTGGGCGACGACAACGTCTATGGCGATGCCGGCAACGACGAACTGCATGGCGGCGCCGGCAACGACACGCTGCGCGGCAACGACGGCGACGACATCGCCCATGGCGACGACGGCGACGACCAGCTGCGCGGCTATATCGGACGCGATGCGCTCAATGGCGGGGCCGGCAACGACCGGCTCGACGGCCACGAGGACGCCGACACCCTCGACGGCGGCGACGGCGTCGACCTGATCTCCGGCGACGACGGCGACGACACCGCCTTCGGCGGCGCCGGCAACGATGAGATCTACGGCGATGCCGGCAACGACGTGATCCACGGCGGTCTCGGCGACGACCTGCTGCGCGGCAACGACGGCGACGACGTCGTCTTCGGCGACGACGGCGCCGACACGCTGCGCGGCTATCTCGGCGCCGACACGCTCGACGGCGGCCTCGGCGACGACACGCTCGACGGCAACGAGGGCGACGATGCGCTGGCCGGCGGCACCGGCATCGACCGGCTCAACGGCGGCGACGGCAACGACCTGCTGGCCGGCGGCGACGGCGCCGACGACCTGCGCGGCGACGCCGGTGCCGACAGCCTGGACGGCGGCGCGGGCGACGACGTGCTGTTCGTCGACGCCGACGACGTGTTCGTCACCGGCGGCGCGGGCAACGATACCCTCAGCGTCGTCGGCCCGGCCGGCGTCAGCCTGCAGCTCGACGACGCCCATGGCGACATCGAGGTCGTCTTCGGCGGCGCCGGGGCCGACGTGCTCGACGGCAGCGCCGAGCTCGACGCATCGCTCGATCTCGACGGCGGCGCCGGCAACGACGCGCTGTCCGGCGGGGCGATGGCCGACCTGCTCGACGGCGGCGACGGCGACGACACCGTCTCCGGCGGCGCCGGCGACGACGCGATCGACGGCGGGCTTGGTGCCGACACGCTGAGCGGCGGCGCCGGTATCGATGCGCTGCGCGCCGGCGCCGGCGACGACAAGGCCTATGGCGATGCCGGCGACGACGACCTGCGCGGCGAGGACGGCAACGACATGCTGCGCGGCGGCGCCGGGCTCGACCGGCTCTATGGCGGCATGGGCGACGACAATCTGCGCGGCGGCGACGATGCCGACTTCATCCGCGGCGAGGCCGGCATCGACGTCGTCAACGGCGACGCCGGCGACGACGAGATCTACGGCGACGAGGGCGACGACCGGCTCTATGGCGGGCTCGGCAACGACCTGATCCGCGGCAACGACGGTGACGACTTCCTGGTCGGCAACGAGGGCGACGACACCCTGCGCGGCTATGTCGGTGCCGACACCCTCTACGGCGGCGCCGGCGCCGACGTGCTCGACGGCAACGAGGACGGCGACCGGCTCGACGGCGATGCCGGCGACGACCGCATCTCCGGCGACGAGGGCGACGACACCGTCTACGGCGGGGCCGGCAACGACCTGCTCTATGGCGACGACGGCGCCGACAGCATCCTGGGCGGCGACGGCGACGACACGATCTATGCCGAGGCCGCCGACCTGCGCATCGACGGCGGCGCCGGCCGCGACACGCTGCGCGTGGTCGGCCTGGCCGGGCTGGCGCTGCGGCTCGACGATGCCGTCGGCAACATCGAGGAAGCGATCGGCGGCGACGGCGACGACGTGCTCGACGGATCGCTGGTGGTCGGCGAGGCACTGGCGCTCGACGGCGGCGCCGGCAACGACACGCTGCTCGGCGGCGACGGCGCCGACGACCTCGACGGCGACGACGGCAACGACGTGCTCGCCGGCGGCCTCGGCATCGACCTGCTCTATGGCGGCCTGGGCGACGACCGGCTGGACGGCGGCGACGGCGCGGATTCGCTGCGCGGCGAGGACGGCAACGACGTGCTGATCGGCGGCACCGGCGCGGACGAACTGCGCGGCGATGCCGGCACGGACACGCTGGACGGCGGCGCTGGGGCCGACGCGCTCTATGGCGGCGACGACCGCGACACCCTCTACGGCGGCGACGACGCCGACCTGCTGCGCGGCGAGAACGGCGACGACGTGGTCCATGGCGATGCCGGCGACGACGAGATCTACGGCGATGCCGGCAGCGACACCCTGTTCGGCGGCCTCGGTAACGACCTGCTGCGCGGCAACGACGGCGCCGACGTGCTCTACGGCGACGAGGGCGGCGACGTGCTGCGCGGCTATCTCGGCGCCGACACCCTCTATGGCGGCGCCGGCGACGACGTGCTCGACGGCAACGAGGACGACGACCTGCTGTCCGGCGGCGACGGCAACGACGCGCTGTCCGGCGACGACGGCATGGATGTGCTCTACGGCAACGACGGCAACGACGACCTGCGCGGCGACGCCGGCATCGACACGCTCTACGGCGGCATCGGCGACGACGCGGTCTATGGCGGCGACGACGGCGACGTCCTCTACGGCGGCGCCGGCGCGGACTTCCTGCGCGGCGAGCTCGGCGACGACGTCATCGCGGGCGATTCCGGCAACGACGAGGTCTATGGCGACGACGGCGACGACACCGTCCACGGCGGCGACGGCGACGACTTCCTGCGCGGCAATGCCGGCGACGACCTGCTGTTCGGCGACGCCGGCGCCGATGCGCTGCGCGGCTATCTCGGCGCCGACACGCTCGACGGCGGCGACGGCAACGACGTGCTCGACGGCTTCGAGGACGACGACGTGCTGATCGGCGGGCTCGGCGACGACACCTTGTCCGGCGACGAGGGCGCGGACGTGCTCGACGGCGGCGACGGCGCCGATCTGCTCCATGGCGACGACGGCGACGACGTGATCGCGGGCGGCGCCGGCGACGACATGCTGCGCGGCGGGGCCGGCATCGACACGCTGACCGGCGGGCTCGGCGCCGACCTGTTCGTCAACGCGTCGACCTATGGCGGCCACGACGTGATCGTCGACTATTCCGCGGCCGAGGGCGACGCGCTCGACAATGCCAAGAGCTTCGCCCTGACCGGCCTGGACACCCACGTGTTCGACAGCGCCGGCGTGCTGCTCTACGTGCTGCAGAACTACGACGCCTCGA